The sequence CTTCGATGAAATCGTCCGCCGATCCGCTGAGCCACTCGCCCTTGCCGATGCGCGGATCGGAAACCTCGATCCCAAAGCACGTCACCACCGGACGCTCCGGCGCGGCGATGATGCTGAAAAGAACCGGACGCGCCTCCTTCACGAACGGCTGCTTCTCCAACTCTACCGCCACCTCCACCGGCACGTTGCTGAAGAACAGATCCGAGACGTTTTTCTCAAACACCACCATCTCCGCATCGCTCTCAAGGATGCGCTCGAACATTTTCACCGCACCGCCCAGTAGGCCCACCACGCTCAGCATCGTCGCCACCCCGAGGGCGATGCCCGCCGCGCCGATCGCCGTGCGTACGCGGTGGCGTCGCAGGTTGGTGAAAATCATTCTCCAGAGACTCATCGCGATGATCCGTCAGCTTGCGGCGCGCACGGCATCGTGCGGCACCATCCCGGCATTCGTCGGCAATGTCACCCGCAGCGGAGCGAGCATCCCCCAGCGTTCCGGAGCTCCCGGCAAAGCCGCTTGCACTCGGTCGCCCATTTGGCGCACCCGCTTGAAGCGCCGCAGCGCCGACTGGAAACCTTCCGCGAGAATCAGGTTGGGGCGTCCCATTTCCTGATCGCGGCCGCCGGTCTTGCCGCTTTCCTCCGGGCTACAAAGGACATCCTTCAGATCGTCCGCCGCCTGATAGGCAAGCCCACGCAGCAGCCCGATCCGGTCAAGCAACTGGATTTCCCGTTCCGTTCCGTTTCCGATGAGGGCGGGAAGCACCAAGGTGAGGCGCAATAGGTCGCCCGTTTTCCGAGCGGCCACTTCGCTCACCTCGCTGGGCGATTGTTCGCCGCGCCAGCCCTGCAGGTCAAAAGCCTGCCCGCCGATCACCCCGCGCGTGCCGAGGCGGGCATCCACCCAGTCGCCGGCGCGCTCGCGACGCTCGGACGATGTCCGGCGGATCCCTTGCCAGATCATCGCGTAACCCCGGTTGATGAGGGCGAGGGCGGCGAGCATCGCCACCGCTTCGCCATGCGCAACGTGCGGACATGTGGCGCCGCGCCGGGTGCGGGCGTCATCCATCGCCGGGAGATCATCGAAGACCAGCGAAGCCGTGTGCAGATACTCGATTCCACAGGCCACCGCTCGCGACGATTCCTCAGGGGCGCCCATGGCGATCCCCAGCTGATAGGCGGTGACCGCGCGCACCATCGATCCCGGCCTCGCGAGGATGTCGCCGAGCGCCGCCGCGAGGCGTGGCTCCACGCGATCCATCGATCCCATGCCGTGGGCGAAGCTACCCGCCATCAGCGCCCTCGCGCATCCCGTGCGCCGTTTCCACCATGATTCCGGTGTCATAGTTTTTTAATGAGTTATGGAATATCAGTTGACCTTGCCGACCACGTGGAAGCGCACCTTGAGCCTGGGATCCACCGTCATCACCGCCATGGTGCGGATGACGGGCAGTTTGAAATTCTCGTAGTCCAGGGAAACCGTGCCGTCGATGGTGACCCAGTCTCTGTCCTTCTTCACCGAATAGGGGAAGGAAACTTCCTGGGGAACGCCGTGGATCTTCAGCGTTCCCATGCCGTGCGTTTTTCCGTCCTTGTCCGTCCAGGATTTCGTGAAACGGAAGGATCCCTTCGGATCGCCGCCGCCCAGCCACTTGAGCATTTGCTTGTCACGGTCGGCGTCGCCTGTTTCCAGATCCTTGAAGCTCCAGCCGAGTTCGAAGCCTTCGGGTTTCATCGACGCAGTGTCACCGGAGACCCTGGCGGTGTATTTTTTAAGCGTCCCGGTGAAGTCATGTCCGGTGGCATGGGCATCCACGTGGATGCGGCTGCGCGAGGAGTCCACATCCAGCGTGGCGGCGTGTCCCGGCGCCGCGCTGAGAATGATTCCTATGAGTGCGAGGTTGGCTTTTGCTTTCATGATTGATTGTTTCAGTGTCACTCCATGAGCGGCATGGACAAGCTCACCATTCTTTAGAAATTTCTTATCCTAAATCACTTCGCACATTCGGGTCGGAGTGTGAATGTCATAGCTAAAATGAAAACCCCAGCCGCATTACACCAAAGCCTCGGGCTTCCGCTGCTTCATGCGGCGTGCCTGCTTCCGCTCCTCACCGGTTCCGCCCGGGCGAGCATCGCCTACGGCAGCATCAACAACTTCGACACGGTGAACGACACCGGAAGCGAATGCCACGGGTTCGAGATCGAGGACTGCCGCAGCACCGACGTCAGCCACACCTACAACTACAACCACTACGGCACGCCGAAAATCTCCCAGGATGACACCATCGTCGGGCATCCGAAATGCGTCATCCGCTGGGAGAGCAGGAAAAACCCGGACGGTTCGTGGGCATCCTACACAGCCATTCCAAGCGGGCCGATCTCTCCAACGAACGGCCACCAGTTCACCGATCCGAACGTCAACTTCGGCGGCGAGCACTTTGGCGTGGGCTACCGCCTGGCGGTAGGCGCGATCCGCTACAACTGGCTCGTTGATGACGGTTCCGGCAATCTCATACGCGGTGGTGCGGTGCAGGTCTCGACGCCGAGTTTCACCTATTACCCGCCCATACCTCCCGCAATTGGAATCCCGGCCGTGCCGGCGCAGGTGCAAGCGGTGATCGAACCGCCGGAACCGCCCGAAGTCCCGGAGGTTCCCGGTTTGGAATTCGGCCCCGCCGTCTGGGTGAAGGAAATCCGCACCACCACCCACAACAGCGAAAAGGTGGAACTGCGCGACCTCATATCCGACGATCCGAACGATCCCGATGATGTGAACTGGCGCAACGGCGAGCCCGATGAGGTCGAGGTGGAATGGCAGATCCTCCAACGCGAGTTCAGCAAGCCGGACGGAGGCAACAACGGGCGACTGGTGGCCGCACCCGAGAATCTCGACAACGGGGACGAGGTGGTCACGCGCCGCTACGAGTTTTACGAATACCTCGGCCCCATCGATGAGAACGGCGAGGCCAAGGCCAGCAGCGTGGGGCCTGATGATATCCACGGCGAGGGGATCAAGACAATCAACGGCGAGGAAGTGGATCTTTCCACCGTCATCGTGGTCGGCGAATACAAGGGCGCACAGATGGCCGCCGTAGATGTGGAGGGAGGTCTCGGCCTGATCGATCACGTCAGCGAAGGGGAAATCGATGTGCCCTACACCGACAGGCGCCTGGTGGTGGAGGGCTCTCTGCCTTTCATGGCCACCATCGAGGGCGCACTGCCGGTCGGCATGGAATTCGACACGCTCACCGGCATACTCTCGGGAACGCCGGAGGGCAGCGGGGAGTTTCCCTTCGTGGTCACGGCAGGCGACGGTGCGAGCCCGCCGGTGAAGAAAAACTACGTCCTGATGATTGCGGAAGCGGGCGCGGCCTTGCCGCCGTCCTATGTGGTCGACACCATGCCGCAACCCGCCGAAGCGGGCAGCACCTCGGGAAGCGGTTCCTTCGCACCCGCCGGCGAAGTCACAGTGCTGGCGACTCCCGCTCCCGGGTACCGGTTCGTGAACTGGACGGACAACGGTGAAGTCGTCGGCACCCGCGGCAGCCTCACATTCACCATGGGTGACGTGAACCGTTCCCTCACCGCCCATTTCGTGATCGCGGATGTGCCCACGCCTCTCACAATCACACCCGCAACGACTCCCGGGGTGGCATTTTCGATGGAGTGGTCGATGCTTCCCACCGGCTGGGTGCTGGAGGAAAGCCCGGACATGTCTCCCGGATCGTGGATCGACTCGACACGCCCGGATGCGCCGCATGACGGCCTGCATCATGTGGAGATGCCGTCACCGGCACCCGCGCAACGTTTTTTCCGCCTCAAAAAACCGTGAGTATCCCGGCGATGCGATTGGCCGGAACCCGGCCATATGAAAATCCCCAAACCGTGCTTCACGGCGGCACGGCATACCGGCAG comes from Akkermansiaceae bacterium and encodes:
- a CDS encoding polyprenyl synthetase family protein gives rise to the protein MTPESWWKRRTGCARALMAGSFAHGMGSMDRVEPRLAAALGDILARPGSMVRAVTAYQLGIAMGAPEESSRAVACGIEYLHTASLVFDDLPAMDDARTRRGATCPHVAHGEAVAMLAALALINRGYAMIWQGIRRTSSERRERAGDWVDARLGTRGVIGGQAFDLQGWRGEQSPSEVSEVAARKTGDLLRLTLVLPALIGNGTEREIQLLDRIGLLRGLAYQAADDLKDVLCSPEESGKTGGRDQEMGRPNLILAEGFQSALRRFKRVRQMGDRVQAALPGAPERWGMLAPLRVTLPTNAGMVPHDAVRAAS
- a CDS encoding putative Ig domain-containing protein, coding for MKTPAALHQSLGLPLLHAACLLPLLTGSARASIAYGSINNFDTVNDTGSECHGFEIEDCRSTDVSHTYNYNHYGTPKISQDDTIVGHPKCVIRWESRKNPDGSWASYTAIPSGPISPTNGHQFTDPNVNFGGEHFGVGYRLAVGAIRYNWLVDDGSGNLIRGGAVQVSTPSFTYYPPIPPAIGIPAVPAQVQAVIEPPEPPEVPEVPGLEFGPAVWVKEIRTTTHNSEKVELRDLISDDPNDPDDVNWRNGEPDEVEVEWQILQREFSKPDGGNNGRLVAAPENLDNGDEVVTRRYEFYEYLGPIDENGEAKASSVGPDDIHGEGIKTINGEEVDLSTVIVVGEYKGAQMAAVDVEGGLGLIDHVSEGEIDVPYTDRRLVVEGSLPFMATIEGALPVGMEFDTLTGILSGTPEGSGEFPFVVTAGDGASPPVKKNYVLMIAEAGAALPPSYVVDTMPQPAEAGSTSGSGSFAPAGEVTVLATPAPGYRFVNWTDNGEVVGTRGSLTFTMGDVNRSLTAHFVIADVPTPLTITPATTPGVAFSMEWSMLPTGWVLEESPDMSPGSWIDSTRPDAPHDGLHHVEMPSPAPAQRFFRLKKP
- a CDS encoding YceI family protein, whose protein sequence is MKAKANLALIGIILSAAPGHAATLDVDSSRSRIHVDAHATGHDFTGTLKKYTARVSGDTASMKPEGFELGWSFKDLETGDADRDKQMLKWLGGGDPKGSFRFTKSWTDKDGKTHGMGTLKIHGVPQEVSFPYSVKKDRDWVTIDGTVSLDYENFKLPVIRTMAVMTVDPRLKVRFHVVGKVN